The region ACATTTAGTGAGCATTTAATTCACTggctacaaagatgaataagatgttGGCTACACATCCAAGGAGCTGGACAAAAGAAATATGGaagcatttattcattttaatggtttccctagtggctcagatggtaaagaatctgcctataatgtgggagacctgggttcagtccctgggttggaaagatctcctagagaagggaatgactacaactccagtattcttgcctggagaattccatggaccgaggagcctagcaggctacagtcaaatCCTGGAGTGCCTACTATATGCTAGGTACTATTTTGGAGGCAGAATGAACAAAAAAGACATACCTCTTCCTTTTTGCACTTACATTGTAGAGGGAATAAACAATAACATTACATAAAATGTCTGGAAGGACAATAAAATGGAACAGGGACTAGAGCAGAGAGGTGCAGGTATTTTAATAGGGTTTCAGGGAATCAATCTCTCCaggtctgttttctcatctgcaaaatgaggactgtaaTTGTACCTACCTTAGGGTTTTGGTGTCAAATGAGATAAAACGTAGAAGGTGAGGGATAAAAAGGTTCTAGGCAAAGTGAATGACAGGTGCAAATGCCCTGAGGCAAGAGTGGACGTGGGGTGGGTGAAGAAGGACCATGTGACCGGAcctgtgaaggaggagaatggtaATGGGGAGCTCAGAGTGCTTTATGGGCAAGCTAAGGACTTCGGATTCTATTCTGAGATGGGAAATGGCAGAGATGTTTTGAGAAGAGTTACATCATCTTGTTCTTAGAGGATCACTCTGGCTCCTTTGTTAAGACTAGACCCCATAACAGTGCAGAGGAAAGCAGGTCAGCTGGGCTGGATTTGTGACATACTTGGAGTAGAGCCAGCAGGATAATACAGATGTGCTAAATACTTTGGTGCAATAGATGCATTCCAGGGAACTCTGATGAGGGGGACACCTTACCTGGCTATGGGCATCAAGaaagtcttcctggaggaggagatgaagtCTTGGAGATACGGGAAAGTGACCTGTGGGAGCTGAGAGGCCACATGGGTCTGAAGAAAACCATGAACTGCTCTCATATTCCAGGAGGGGAAGTCAAAGGGAGGGCCAAGGCCAACTGGCTGCAAGTGGTCCAGACTGAGCACTCCTATGGACCCAGCACAGCTAGGGCTTTCACATGTCTTATCTCCTTGGACCgacaacaaaaacacaataggtacaattattatcatcattttacagaATGAGAAAGTAGACTTGAAGATACTGACTTGACCATGGTCACACAACCAAGTATTCTATGGCACCAGGTCCCTAACCTAGGACTCCTGAGGAACACCCTCAACATCCAGCCTTCCACAAACACACATAACCCTCACACACCCCAGTGCTGGGGAAGCGGATGGAGGCAGAAGAAAGGCACGTTTTCCTTTACAAGTGGTCTCTACCTGCTCTCGTGCACAACAGAGATAACTGGATTTGCCCCAGAGCAAGGGGAAAGCCCTTGGGCAGAGACACTGCCTGGGAGGCAGGGCTAGGGAACCCAGAAGGGCCCCGGGGCTTGCTTTAATACTTTAAAGTCGACTTCTGAAAATTCGAAAAAGAGGTACCACCGGGCCGCACAAATTATGTAGTGCGTCCTACCCCCCTATCCTGTGTCCGCTGGACTTCGGCTGCAATCGAAGGGATTTCCGAGGATTAAAAAACCTGTGCAGGAGTGCAGGGTGAGGCTGTGGAAGGTGCCTCGCGCCCTTGATCGGATCTTCGCTGTAGGGAAGACCTGGCCTATGGGGGAGGTGGGCTCCAGGCAACAGCTGGGGTGCAGGAACCCGGGAGCGGGAACAGAGCGCACGCGGTACAGAGGAGCCGAGGGCGCGCGGGCCTGGGAGCCGGGAGCCGGGACAGGGGACGCGCGCGCGCCCGGGGCGGGGCTCGCCGCCTGGCTCCTCCTCCCCGCCAGGCCCGGCCGCCGCGGTCTTTCCTGGCAGCTCTTAAGGTCCCAGGAAGAGGAGCccggaagaggaggaagaagcgCCAGGAGCCGGGCGGCTCCCAGGGTGCAGCGGCGCCGCCGCCCGCATGGAGCCCAACGTGCGCTTCTGGATCACCGAACGCCAAGTACGGCCCGGGCCCGGCgcagctgggggcggggagggccgcGCGGCCTGGAGTCGCCGCTGGCCACCGTGACCTTGGGCAGGCCACGTGGTCGCAGCACCCGCCTTCCCGTCTCAGACCCCGGGGAGGGAACGAAGGGAAAGCCAAGCTTGCAGGATGCCGACGGCCACGGCGGTTAGCGTGCGTCGCCTCTGCCGCAGACTTGGCTAGGGAGGGTAACGCAGTGTCACCCTGCAGATCGCACGAACCAGGAGTCACTTCCCACCCCTCAGGGGTCTGCTTCTGCTGCTCAGGCTGTTGCTGAGCACCAGGTTGGAGAGGCACAAAACAGGTCctccccaggagccccacaggagTCTGTAGGCTCAGCCGCCCGACCGTGAGATTCCGGGCTGCGGGAAGCCCCGCCTCCAGGCAGTGACCGGAGgctctgtccaatagaaataGGATGGAGCCACGTGGGTAATTCcaaattttctagtagtcacattaaaaaaatatatatgactttttaccttgtaattttaatatattgcaTTTAGCCCAGtagaaacaaaatattaacatttcaacatgtaaccaatataaaaaattatgaatGCGATTTCTTACATCCTTTTCTCTAGAAGTCTTTGTGTATGGTTTCCACATACAGCACATCTCGAATTGGCCTGGCCACATGTGGTTAATTGGACAGCACGTGTCTAGAGTGTTCTCATTCAGCCTTGACCTAGAGAAGAGCTTAGCTCCTTTCTCTTAGGCGGGAAAGTCAAGGACAAGAAACTCAAGTTGTCCTAGCAGAGCCAGGTCTCAAAGAGGGAGTCACTGCAAAGTCTGTGGGCATTGGGAAGCAAACCAAGCCTCCTTTCTCCATATGTGAACCAAACTGCCTTTATTGAGCCTTCACTGGAGAGTTCAGTTCTTTATGACTGGAGATAAGCCTTATAACCAGACTTTCCAGGTGACTCcggttcactccctgggtgggaaagatccccagaggaggaaatggcaacccactccagtattcttgcctggagaatcccatgagcagaggagcccgGTACGCTACAGTCCTTAGGGCTGCAACGAGGTGACATAGCGTGCATGCAAGCCTTATAATCACCCAAGGGGTGTGAAGAAACAGATTCTAAGACCTTAATAGGCAGTGCTTCAAGGTGAAATGTGGGGAGTGAACATAGGTCCATTTGACTCTAAAGTCTGGGCTTTTAATCCTCAAGAGCAATTCGAAGTGAAAAGCACAGGCCATTGGGTCATTTCCTGGTTGGGCTTCCTTGAGTACATTCATGAGCCCTTGGAAGCTTCAGTGTCTTCACCTGTAAGATGGGGATGTTGTGAGGATTCTAGGAGATGCTGCAAGGAGAAGGCCCTCTGAGGTTCTGAAAATAATGTTAACTGTTATTAttacctgtttttgtttttctgctgcCATTAACCTCTCTGGTGCTCCTGCCCCTCTTAAGTCTTTTATTCAAAGATTTCTTCAGTGGACAGAATTGTTGGATCCTACGAATTTGGTCCTTTCAATTGTAagtattttcttgttttcaaaatagtggatttcacattttattctgaaatgtGAAGGTTGTATCTCCCTTTTCAAAGCAGTTGAAATAGCAGAAtccatgtatattatcatgtttTTACTCCTTGTGAGTGAACTTGTGAGATGGGAAGGTTGCTACATAAAAACAGACATCCATTTAACAGGTAGTACCAAATCTTGGCTTCCTGGGTGAGTGACTTCATGGtagacaatctgcctgcaatgtaggagacacaggttcaattcctggatttggaagatcccctggagaaggaaatggcaacccactccagtattcttgcctaggaaatcccatagacagaggagcctggcgggctacagtccatggggccacaaaagagttggacacgacttattgactaaacaacaataaccaaCCAAACCCTGGGCCTGGTGCTGGTGGTTTCAAAAATAAACCTCCCTGGTAATGGAGGACAGACTAGCAAAGCTAGTCACAGACCTTGACCCAGGGCTCTAAGGGCAAGGTGCAGCAGGGGGGAGGTTGTTTAAAGAAggctgggagggagagagggtgggCCAGGGAGGAACTGTCAGGAAGACAGGACTGTAAGCAAAGGGGAGGGAGCCAGGGGCCAGGTCACCCAGTTACTGAGTCTTTTAACTCAGGGGAACCAGACAGTTCTGGAAGGTTCTTGTGTATCATTCAGACAAGAGGGATTTTTACTTAGCCATGTGGTGAGTAACCAGAGGGACCCAGACTATGATCAGTTCAGGAGATGACTCAATTGTctaagtgaaagatgagagtttGAACCAGGTGTGGCTGAgggatgaagaggaagagaaacccTTCATGAGAGACCAGCAATGACACTTTCAGCCAGATCCACCGGGACACTTCCATCTTTGTGCTCAAATAAATGTTCCCTGTCATTTTGtttataatagagaaaaataggaaacaaGCTGAATGCACATCAGTAGggaaatagagaaatagaaaatgctaTATTCATGCAGTAGAATACTgagagtgtgggttcaatccctgatcaagaattaagatcctgcaagcctcttggagaagtaaaaaaaaaaaaaaaaattaaaatcaggtGTTACTAAGCATGTGATTCTTAAATCTGTGGATAAATCTGAAGTTGAGATCATTGCTTGATTTCTTTATATCTAATtgtaggaaaaaatagaaaaatcaaggcAACTGTTGTTAACAAATGAAGATGCATCCAGAGGTGACCTGGAGGACAAAAGGGTATGTTTCTTGTTCCCAGGTGTGCATGGCTCAAGGCTGGGCTTCGCTGCCTTCAGGTGATTCCAACTGCATGGTCTGAACTCAAGTGGGATTTTGTCATCATAAACACTACTCAGTTGGgttagcttttaaaatatagttagGACTCCTTCTTGTAAGCTAGATGAATATGAGTTATGACTGTTAGGAACTAGTATTAAGGGGAAAAAGCATAGGGTTCCTCCTGTGCAACAGAGATTGGCAGTTGTAATATCTGTTATGGGTGTTCTCTGTAGCTGACTCCCGAGCCCCATGGCCAATTCCAGAATTCTGGCAGGCCTCTGAAGTCAGCATCTGCTCCCTGTTAGAAGCAGTGTTACAGGGCGGGGTTACAGCCCCTGCCCAAAGACTTAAGCCCAGTGTTTGTTATCTACCTTGCAGCAAATGGGGCTTTCCAGAGCCCACAAACATCAATCCCTTGAGGCAGCCTGCGGAAAGCTCGCATGTTTAACTTGGTTTTTCTAAGAACTTGTTGGGGCCTCTGAACTCACACCTGGCTCTGTTACAGTGACTTGGCTAATGGTGTGGTTTGCACACAGCCTGCTCCACTCTGAGCTGGGGGAGGCTGGCTGCATTCAGGGACTCCCCCAAGGGGTGAGTTAGAAGTTGGCCTCTCCAAGGTCACAGACTTGGGGggctttttaatgttttggtcaTTTTCATGTGGCTCTTATTTGTGCTTCTTGTTAGTTCATTCATTTGATTTACTTGTTTTGATCTGCTTTGCCCCCGTGGTAGAAAACAGTTCACCCTCCACTCTCTGAAAGGTAGCAGAGGTGGTAccagaaatgaaactggagaggaGCTATTTTGGCTGCCGAGCCACCTTTAAAAGCTATTGCTTGGTCTTTCTCTTTTTAGATACAAGAAGCTTGGAAGAGAAGTCTTGTAAGTTTCAGCCCCATCCTAATTTTTAGCCTAAAATAGCGAAACCAAACAGCAGACTCACCTTTGTGTTTACCCCTCTGAAGTCCACAGTGCATCCTGACAATAGCAGACTAATCCCTGGTCCTTTTCGACCTGCAGGTGAGTTGATTCTAATTCTCACAAGTGGTTTGTAACCTTTAGAAAACCTTGCCTCCCTCCAAATCATGtggttggttcccctggcaaccagccccatcCTTCGGTGCTTTCCCAAAGCCACCGTATTGACATTATCTCAGGTGTGGTTGAAAGGGGCTTGCTTTGAAGAATGAGAGGCacttggtccagtggctaagactccatgctctcaacgcagggggcccaggttcgatccttgaccAGGGAACTAgactgcatgccacagctaagacctggtgcagccaaataaattaaaaaaaaaaaaagaataagagatACTCCTTTCACCTTTATCCCCCTTCTCACTTAGGAAATTTCAAGGGTTTTAGGATCTCTGTGCCAGGAATAGGGATGAAGACCAAATACATATGTCTTGTAAGTCACAGTGTCACAGATGTATTGAGTTCACCTGGAAGGGTGAAAAAAGACTTGCAACAAGTGACCACTTACCCTCATTGAGAGAAAGCCTGGTCAGGCCTTCCTCTGCTGTGCTGGTTTTCAGTTTTGCCTCATGCAGGTAGTTGTTATTTGTATTAGAAAGAAAAGTGTGTAAAAAATATCCTTTGACTCCCGTGCCTGAGAAGAGGCTTCAGGGTGGGCGGTTTCCCACCCTCTCTGCCGTCACTGACCCTCTTGTCTTTTTCGCCAGCTCTCCTGCCTTTCACAGCGCCCACGGTAAGTAAGCTACCATTCACCACTAAGAAGCCAAGGGGTCAGGAGGACGTCCATCCATCTCCTAAGTTCTGGGACCCTGTCCCGTGACTATCTGATAGATGGTTAGGACCTCTCACCTCTGACCCTTGTGCACACCCCACCCCTACTTATCGCCCTGGGCATCAGGGCCTGTTGTGGATACACAGTGTCGCAAGGTAACCCTTTCTTTGAATACCTACCATGTGCCAAGCTCTAAGGGGGAGGTAGATGAGTTAGGACATGCTCTGTGGCACAGGCCCATGTCACTGGCTGTCACCTCCTCTCCCCAAGCCCCCTCCCCCCTAATCAGGCAGGCCCTCCCCTGGGACCTGGAATCACCCTCCCCCCCGCAGTGAGGCTGTCCACCTTGGCTCTCATGAGGCATGCTTACTAAGTGACAGCACTCCTCTGCCCCctgcaaatttaatttaaaataaattaaaatgctgCTTTTCAACCACCCTGCTCGATTGCACGTCTGGAGACAGGGACCACCGTGAGGCACCCCCCGGGCTCTCACTGCCCGTGGGGGCCCATCCAACACCACCTGTCTATGGGCCACTTGCCCCCAGCATCCACATCTTCTGCTTCTTGCCCCACTCTTGGAGACTCGGTTCTACATCTCCCTGGGGAGATTCTGTGTACCACaagccttccctccccaccccaagacACTCTcagttctgctttattttctttaattgaagtatacttcaTTTACAGTGCTTCAGGtttacagcagagtgattcattatatatgtattctttttcagattcttttccactgtaggttattacaagatcttGGCTATAGTTCTCtgtactacacagtaggtccttgtttattttatgtatagtagtctATATGTGCTTTACTTTCTTTACAGCTATTTCTGTCAATGCTGCCAGTGAAAAGTCTGAAGTCCATGATTTTACCTCAGGTAGCAATTCTTTCTATTTCAgaattattgaatttgttgcactTGAAACCAAAATGTGACGTGTTCGCCTCTGTCTTCCTGTAGGCTTCCTTCTACACCTACAGTACAGCCTTCAACATCGTCAATGGAAACGCAAGCTATGTGAGTATTACGAGGCCCAGAGGCCATGCAGTTTCACACTGTTTCTTTTGgcgattttgtgtgtgtgttggaattATCTTTCCTGGGTAAAACTGTGGTATTTGCTAAATATGAACGTTTGTTTTTCCCTAGGATCGCCGTGCACACGAGAGCTTATTACTAGGAGCAGGAGTGATTGTGTCTTCAACTTTTTTGGGCgtatgtattttgtttgtttgtttgtttgttttttgggcatatgtattttttaaatgtgtcaaATCTTTTACTCCTCAGAATCAAAATTGTGTGTTCTAACTGAATTTAGAAAGTATGATtaagacataaagaagaaaatcaaagttaCCTGTAATCCTACAACCCCaaaattatgtgatttttttttcccctaagtttcTAGGCATGGACTCAGTACTAGTATctttcataaaaaaattaattcaggggactttcctggtggtccagtggttaagactcggaacttccactgcagggggtgtaggtttgatccctggtcagggaactaagatcccatatgcagcaGTATGCgaccaaaaccaaaaaataatgtCATGTTTGTAAACATGTTATACAAATTGTGTGTTGCTTTCAATGTCAGGATACTGTAATGAGTGAAAATGTAGACTTCAGAGTCTGGTGAGCCTGGGTTCACATCTTGGCTCAAATCCGTAATATCTTAGTGACTCTGGACACGTTCTGTAGCCTAAGTCTCCAAGTGTTCCTCTGATGATCAGGGAGAACACTTCACTGTTGCAGGAATTAAAACAAGAAATATGTGGAGACACGTGCAGGGTCCTGCCCTGTAACAGGAACTGAGTTGACACTAGCTCTCTGCTGATCCCATGCAATAATGATTTGTCTCTCTCATTTTCTAGTTATTCCCTCGTCTGCTCCAAGTAAGGCTTTCAATGAATAGCGTTCTGAGCAGAAACTTCATTCCCGTCATCATTCTTGGTAAGCAGGAGCCTGTCTCCATCTTCAGGGATACCCCAGTCTCTGGGCCTCAAGGCAGCTGGTGAGAGCCACCATTTACAGCTTGCTGGTGCTCCCAGGTCCAGATGGGGTCTTGGGTTTGAGAAATGACACTTTCTCTGTAGATACCCATTGAGTTGTCAAAGGATGAACACAAACCTGGAAAcacaaattacattttatttatatttatataaataaataaatatattatttataataaatgttatattccaattaatattttttatttttaaaattttttattggaatataattgctttacagtgttagtttctgctgtacagcaaagggaatcagctatatgtatgtctgtgtgtatatgagtgtgtgtatacacatttaccctccgtcttgaacctccttcccaccgcccccatcccacccctccaggtcatcacagagcgctgagCTAAGCTCCTGCGCTGCACAGCAGTTTCCCACTAGCTCTCGGTTTTatacatggtggtgtatatacgtcaatcccagtctcccagttcgtCCCCCACCGCCCACCCCTCTCTGTGTCCGCACGTCCATTCGCTACATCTCCATCTTTTTGTAAAGACTGTACAAGCCTTGTCCATATATTATTTCACTGAATCTTGACAACAACTTAGGGGCAGGTAATAGtatccccatttacagatgaggagactgaggcaagGGGCGGTTAGGGAGATTTTCTAGGGTTACACAGGGAGGAAGTAGTAGTCTTGGGGATTTCAAACCAGTGGTCtgatgatggcaccccactccaggtactcttgcctggaaaatcccatagacagaggagcctagtgggctgcagtccatggggtcgctaagagtcgggtatgactgagccacttcactttcacttttcactttcatgcattggagaaggaaatggcaatgcattccagtgttcttgcctggagaatcccagggacgggggagcctggtgggctgctgcctatggggtcgcacagagtcagacatgactgaagcgacttagcagcagcagcagcagcaggtctgacTCTAAGGGAGGGACAGAGATATTAACCAACTGTTTTAAATTTGCCAGTCTGCAAGTTCGGTAATTCACACTCAGCATTTGGGCTTGGAAATCAAAGCAGCTTGAAGAGTTGGCAGAATTAGGTCAGTGGTAAAATCTGGGAAATTATGTTATAGAAACTGGGTCAAGCCAGCTTCAGCAAAGAAGGCAGGCATATTTCAAGGGCCCCGGGGTTTTTCTGGGAATCCCATTAAAGGTGTCAGGACTTGGGGCTGAGTTGTAGTCAGAATCCAAGACTGAGAGGCCAGCAGTTCTGACCCCTACTCCACAGCCCAGGAGAAAGCTGACCTTTTATGTGTCAGGTGACCACCCATGGATCGGCAAAGCACACCCATCAGAGAAAGAGGCGTGACCTTCGGAAATATGTCCCTTCACTGGACCCACACTCAtccctctgtttccttctttacatCCACAGCCCAGCTCAGTGGGATGAACGTGATCGCCTCCCGAAGTTTGGAGCCCATGCGTGGGATCGAGGTCATGGACAAGGAAGGCAATGTCATAGGTTATTCCAGAAAAGCCGGGACAAAGGTAGGGGACGCACGCCTTGGAGCTTTAAGCTGCTTGCCTTTGGGGCAAAGAATTTAATTGTCAGTCTGAGAGCTGGTAACAAATTCACATCTCCCTTCAGCCTTTTCTGATCTGTCGTTTCTCATGATGCTCAGAGGCAGTTTACATTTGCACTCTGATGTTTAAAAGATGATGTGGTAtctgggttctccagagaaacagaaccaatagaataTCTGACCATCTATCAGTCATCTATATAGATACATtaagtgtgtgctgtgctaagtcgcttcagtcgtgtctgacttttttggaaccctatggactgtagccctccagactcctctgtctgtgggattctccaggcaagaatactggagtcggttgccatgccctcctctcttcctgagccagggattgaacccacgtctcttctgctaaggcaggttctttaccactagcaccaccttctccagcggatcttcccaacccaggaatcgaactgggatctcctgcattgcagtcagattctttaccagctgagctaccagagaaccCAAATACATATcgagatttattttattattattttaagttttactaTTTGGcatactgggtcttagttgtggcatgcggaaaCTCCTAGCTGCTGCTTGTGggatcgagttccctgaccagggattgaccaagactgggagcagagtcttagcccttggaccaccagggaagtcccaccacagtccaattttaaaacatgttcatCCCCCTGAAAGTTTTGTCGGGGCCCATTTCAGtcactccccctcccacccccagccccagggaaACCCTGATCTGCTTCATGTCTTCATTGTTTTACCTTTTCTAGAAGTGTCATGCAAGTGAATCACAGTATTTTTGTGTCTGGCCTCTTTggcttttgaggttcatccatcttttcatgcattggtAGGGCATGGCTTTTTATTGCAGAGTAGTCTCccactgtcggagaaggcaatggcaccccactccagtgttcttgcctggagaatcccagggacgggggagcctggtgggctgccgtctctggggtcgcacagagtcggacacgactgaagccacgtagcagcagcagtctcccaCTGTATGGCTGTACCATGTTTTGCTTGTCTACTCCCCAGgcgatggacatttggattgtgtCCAATTTTTGGCTTTGCCCCTGATGCCGCTCTGACCACTTGTTTACAACTCTGTGTGTGGATGTGTTTTGGCATTTTTCTTCAACTGAATTTTAACTGCAGGGCATGGTGAGAAGCACGAGAGCAAATGCCTAATCCACAAGTTGTTCTTCAGCACCTCCCACCTCTCGGGTGCTCTGCTGGGCTCTGGAGACCCACCCCCTCACCGGTCAGCATCGCTTCtctccaggggctgggagggagcctCGGGCCCTGCTAGCTACCCAGTTATCTAGCCCATCTTATTGAGAGGAGCTTCCTTGTTTGCAACACAGCCAATTTAGGGTAAAAGAAAGGTT is a window of Bos mutus isolate GX-2022 chromosome 26, NWIPB_WYAK_1.1, whole genome shotgun sequence DNA encoding:
- the SFXN4 gene encoding sideroflexin-4; this encodes MEPNVRFWITERQSFIQRFLQWTELLDPTNLVLSIEKIEKSRQLLLTNEDASRGDLEDKRIQEAWKRSLSTVHPDNSRLIPGPFRPAALLPFTAPTLFLSMLPVKSLKSMILPQASFYTYSTAFNIVNGNASYDRRAHESLLLGAGVIVSSTFLGLFPRLLQVRLSMNSVLSRNFIPVIILAQLSGMNVIASRSLEPMRGIEVMDKEGNVIGYSRKAGTKAVKDTATSRVVLFGTSAFIPEVFAYFFKRTQFFLQNPWSLWTLKLSCTVLVMGLMVPVSFSVFPQIGRIQCSELEKEIQSATEETELFYNRGV